The following are from one region of the Microbacterium paraoxydans genome:
- a CDS encoding cytochrome c biogenesis CcdA family protein: MNPDAIIGSGALWIAVPVAMLAGLVSFLSPCVLPLVPGYLGFLGGAVTPRNTSTTGGGTTQTATRSRLVLGVLLFILGFTVVFILYTVLGGTAGVFLLQWGDLITRILGVVIIAMGLVFLGLFGFAQKELRFHVDSKAGMVGAPLLGVALGIGWAPCMGPTLAAILALSFNAGDPVRAGFLGLAYSLGLGIPFLLVALGFGWATKAIGFLRRHIRVVNILGGVLLILLGVLMVTGLWTDIMSRLTAVIGSVILPL; the protein is encoded by the coding sequence GTGAACCCCGACGCGATCATCGGATCCGGAGCCCTCTGGATCGCGGTCCCGGTGGCGATGCTCGCCGGACTCGTCTCGTTCCTCTCGCCGTGCGTGCTCCCGCTCGTTCCGGGGTACCTCGGCTTCCTCGGGGGAGCCGTCACGCCGCGGAACACCTCGACGACCGGCGGCGGTACCACGCAGACGGCGACGCGCAGCCGCCTCGTCCTCGGCGTGCTGCTGTTCATCCTCGGCTTCACCGTGGTCTTCATCCTCTACACGGTGCTCGGCGGCACCGCCGGCGTGTTCCTGCTGCAGTGGGGCGACCTCATCACCCGCATCCTCGGCGTCGTCATCATCGCGATGGGCCTGGTCTTCCTCGGGCTCTTCGGGTTCGCGCAGAAGGAGCTCCGCTTCCACGTCGACTCGAAGGCCGGCATGGTCGGTGCCCCGCTCCTCGGCGTCGCGCTCGGCATCGGCTGGGCGCCCTGCATGGGTCCCACGCTCGCCGCCATCCTCGCGCTCTCCTTCAACGCCGGCGACCCCGTCCGTGCGGGCTTCCTGGGCCTCGCGTACTCCCTCGGCCTCGGCATCCCGTTCCTGCTCGTGGCCCTCGGCTTCGGCTGGGCGACCAAGGCCATCGGGTTCCTGCGCCGCCACATCCGGGTCGTGAACATCCTCGGCGGCGTGCTGCTGATCCTCCTCGGTGTCCTGATGGTCACCGGCCTGTGGACCGACATCATGTCGCGGCTGACGGCGGTGATCGGCAGTGTCATCCTCCCGCTCTGA
- the resB gene encoding cytochrome c biogenesis protein ResB, protein MTKNKSAVTNDSSDPLRPSDHVDGDDTITQPRLGFVGWLRWGWRQLTSMRTALVLLLVLAIAAIPGSIFPQRMADPNGVTQWERDNPDLFPVLDGLKLFDVYLSPWFSAIYLLLFTSLVGCVIPRIKHHAKALQARPPRTPARLRRLEDYRAVTRDTVADSGTRTGDAAAEAAASIDVATKQLKALGYRVERYDREHTYSVSAERGYWRETGNLLFHLALVGVLVTIGVGGGFAYTGQRVLVEGETFANTLLDYDSMNRGRFVADDSFAPYSMRLDSFDVTYQPFGEPGSGQAGNFSANMTIQENGEEREGAVKVNEPLGVADDDVFLLGNGYAPTVTVRDPEGNVVFHNSTPFLPQDNNMTSLGVLKVPDGLAEQVGLVGFFYPTTGVLDTGAFFSAYPDLTNPTLTLDVYTGDLGINDGVPRSVYVLDTSDMTKLTGRSTDVESIELSPGETAQLPNGLGSVTFDDESPESATDSSESVKRFASLQIHRDESGVFVLGFALLALGGLMLALFVPRRRVWVKATAAEGAVDLEYAALARGEDPTLARAVDDLRAGHARLLDAAGGTIARTPEDADEDAADAAADPAAPAPGK, encoded by the coding sequence ATGACGAAGAACAAGAGTGCCGTGACCAACGACTCCAGCGATCCGCTCCGCCCGTCCGACCACGTCGACGGCGACGACACCATCACCCAGCCGCGGCTCGGCTTCGTCGGCTGGCTGCGGTGGGGGTGGCGTCAGCTCACCTCGATGCGCACGGCGCTCGTCCTGCTGCTCGTCCTGGCGATCGCGGCGATCCCCGGATCGATCTTCCCGCAGCGGATGGCCGACCCGAACGGCGTGACGCAGTGGGAGCGCGACAACCCCGATCTGTTCCCGGTGCTCGACGGGCTCAAGCTCTTCGACGTGTACCTGTCGCCCTGGTTCTCGGCGATCTACCTGCTGCTGTTCACCTCGCTCGTCGGCTGCGTGATCCCGCGCATCAAGCACCACGCCAAGGCGTTGCAGGCCCGCCCGCCGCGCACACCCGCGCGGCTGCGACGTCTGGAGGACTACCGCGCCGTCACCCGCGACACCGTCGCCGACTCCGGCACGCGCACGGGGGACGCCGCCGCGGAGGCCGCCGCCTCGATCGACGTCGCCACGAAGCAGCTCAAGGCACTCGGCTACCGCGTGGAGCGCTACGACCGCGAGCACACGTACTCGGTGTCGGCCGAGCGCGGCTACTGGCGGGAGACGGGCAACCTGCTCTTCCACCTCGCCCTCGTCGGTGTGCTCGTGACGATCGGCGTCGGCGGCGGCTTCGCGTACACGGGCCAGCGCGTGCTCGTCGAGGGGGAGACCTTCGCCAATACGCTGCTCGACTACGACTCCATGAACCGCGGGCGCTTCGTGGCCGACGACTCCTTCGCGCCGTACTCGATGCGGCTGGACTCCTTCGACGTCACGTATCAGCCGTTCGGTGAGCCCGGCTCCGGCCAGGCCGGGAACTTCTCCGCGAACATGACCATCCAGGAGAACGGCGAGGAGCGCGAGGGCGCCGTCAAGGTCAACGAGCCGCTGGGCGTGGCCGACGACGACGTGTTCCTGCTCGGCAACGGGTACGCCCCGACGGTCACCGTGCGCGACCCCGAGGGCAACGTGGTGTTCCACAACAGCACGCCGTTCCTCCCGCAGGACAACAACATGACCTCGCTCGGCGTGCTCAAGGTGCCGGACGGCCTGGCCGAGCAGGTGGGCCTCGTCGGCTTCTTCTACCCGACCACCGGCGTGCTCGACACGGGCGCCTTCTTCTCCGCCTACCCCGACCTCACCAACCCGACACTCACGCTCGACGTGTACACGGGCGACCTCGGGATCAACGACGGCGTGCCGCGCTCGGTGTACGTGCTCGACACCTCCGACATGACCAAGCTCACCGGACGCAGCACCGACGTCGAGTCGATCGAGCTGTCACCGGGTGAGACCGCGCAGCTGCCGAACGGCCTGGGCTCGGTCACCTTCGACGACGAGTCGCCGGAGAGCGCCACCGACTCCTCGGAGTCCGTCAAGCGCTTCGCCTCCCTGCAGATCCACCGCGACGAGTCCGGGGTGTTCGTGCTCGGGTTCGCACTGCTGGCGCTCGGCGGCCTCATGCTCGCCCTGTTCGTGCCGCGTCGGCGCGTGTGGGTGAAGGCCACCGCGGCGGAGGGCGCCGTCGACCTCGAGTACGCGGCCCTGGCCCGAGGGGAGGACCCCACGCTCGCCCGCGCCGTGGACGACCTCCGCGCCGGTCACGCCCGGCTGCTCGACGCCGCGGGCGGCACGATCGCCCGCACCCCTGAAGACGCCGACGAGGACGCCGCGGACGCCGCCGCGGACCCCGCGGCCCCGGCACCCGGAAAGTAG
- the ccsB gene encoding c-type cytochrome biogenesis protein CcsB produces MLELNVISPVLLWTAIAIYAAAFVAYAFDLARRSQATADAHTVREGELVAAGRSGGAVSAPLDATGAPTAAPQRFVMARIGTSLTVLGFVFHLAATLTRGIAAGRVPWANLYEFAMVGTLLIIAVYLAVLTRLDLRFLGTFITGLVVVLLGLGATNFYVEVSPLMDPLKSVWLIIHVFVASLATAFFALAFALSVIQLMQARRERLLGEGAAKTGPGFLRTFPPAERLESLAYLFTIIGFILWTFTLIAGSIWAYYAWSRFWGFDVKETWTFVIWVLYAGYIHARATRGWRGNPSAWLSIVGFTAVIFNFTIVNVFFKGLHAYSGLS; encoded by the coding sequence ATGCTCGAGCTCAACGTGATCTCGCCGGTCCTGCTCTGGACGGCGATCGCGATCTACGCGGCGGCCTTCGTGGCCTATGCCTTCGATCTCGCGCGTCGCTCGCAGGCGACCGCCGACGCCCACACCGTCCGTGAGGGTGAGCTCGTGGCCGCCGGTCGTTCCGGTGGTGCCGTCTCCGCTCCGCTCGATGCGACCGGAGCCCCGACGGCGGCGCCGCAGCGGTTCGTCATGGCCCGCATCGGCACCTCGCTCACCGTGCTCGGCTTCGTGTTCCACCTCGCGGCGACCCTCACCCGCGGTATCGCCGCGGGACGGGTGCCCTGGGCGAACCTGTACGAGTTCGCGATGGTGGGGACGCTGCTCATCATCGCGGTCTACCTGGCGGTGCTCACCCGCCTCGACCTGCGCTTCCTCGGCACCTTCATCACGGGCCTCGTGGTGGTCCTCCTGGGTCTCGGCGCGACGAACTTCTACGTCGAGGTCTCGCCGCTGATGGACCCGCTGAAGAGCGTGTGGCTCATCATCCACGTGTTCGTCGCCTCGCTCGCGACCGCGTTCTTCGCCCTCGCCTTCGCGCTCTCGGTGATCCAGCTCATGCAGGCGCGACGCGAGCGGCTGCTCGGCGAGGGGGCGGCGAAGACCGGCCCCGGCTTCCTGCGGACCTTCCCGCCGGCGGAGCGGCTGGAGAGCCTGGCGTACCTGTTCACGATCATCGGCTTCATCCTCTGGACCTTCACGCTCATCGCCGGGTCCATCTGGGCGTACTACGCGTGGAGCCGCTTCTGGGGCTTCGACGTGAAGGAGACCTGGACCTTCGTGATCTGGGTGCTCTACGCCGGGTACATCCACGCCAGGGCGACGCGCGGCTGGCGCGGCAACCCCTCGGCCTGGCTCTCGATCGTCGGCTTCACCGCCGTGATCTTCAACTTCACCATCGTCAACGTCTTCTTCAAGGGCCTGCACGCCTACTCCGGCCTGAGCTGA
- a CDS encoding 2'-5' RNA ligase family protein, which yields MRRPFMDTPDQLAGLDGQQYLVLRPTGAVAVEYRAIQEAALGRLDTPLRHPHTEHVTLRGFFEPERREELRAVIRAWATEQSPLELTADAVDVFPAPWQIVILRLARTPALVHAYASLTEVLRPTDFRRLDELSVEDWTFHLSVLYGKTLDPETWQQLAATQVRPLSPVPTEVVTEAEFVWYEGGVEHAEVIPLGG from the coding sequence ATGCGCCGACCGTTCATGGACACTCCGGACCAGCTCGCGGGCCTCGACGGGCAGCAGTATCTCGTCCTCCGGCCGACGGGTGCCGTCGCCGTGGAATACCGGGCGATCCAGGAGGCTGCGCTCGGTCGTCTGGACACGCCGCTGCGGCATCCGCACACGGAGCACGTGACGCTTCGAGGCTTCTTCGAGCCGGAGCGTCGGGAGGAGCTGCGAGCCGTGATCCGCGCCTGGGCTACGGAACAGAGTCCTCTCGAGCTCACCGCCGACGCCGTGGACGTCTTCCCCGCGCCGTGGCAGATCGTGATCCTGCGCCTCGCCCGCACGCCCGCCCTCGTGCACGCATACGCCTCACTGACGGAGGTGCTCCGGCCGACGGACTTCCGTCGCCTCGACGAGCTCTCCGTCGAGGACTGGACCTTCCACCTCTCGGTGCTCTACGGCAAGACGCTGGATCCCGAGACATGGCAGCAGCTCGCCGCCACCCAGGTCCGTCCGCTCTCACCCGTCCCGACGGAGGTCGTCACCGAGGCCGAGTTCGTCTGGTACGAGGGCGGCGTCGAGCACGCCGAGGTCATCCCGCTCGGCGGCTGA
- a CDS encoding YhgE/Pip family protein: MTLPLERARSRKPITWLTVLGVLLLPAAIGGILMAALYNPTERLDSMTAAIVNLDEPVEIDGQTAPLGRQLASGLVEGSDDLDSNLTWVISNEEDAADGLADGTYQAVITIPEDFSAAATSAGQAVADGGGDAEQATIQVTTPDDGLVADDLITGQIADVAASTLGTTLSEATTENILVGFTTIGDQIGDAADGALELAQGARDAATGAAALPEGATQLAAGAGELGSGASTLASGLDTIAGQTRQAATGAGTIGAGLTSAATELQGRVAGVQKLTGSIQSAGASAKSAATDSATVAQGLGTMAATACAADPDSAECGQLSDLAAKAAAAAKSAGTASGILNSPQVAGGIAALPASFSTLATQLGEAGAGATELAGGLNRLATEGVDQSAAGARALSSGATQLADGATQLADGSTELATGLDTLATGTGDLAGGLRTAADSLPSFSDEESTSLASVIADPVATDSSMGSLFGPTAIPLLTAVVLWFGGLASFLVLRAHTARTLTSRRSSASLTLRAFWPAAAIGAAQGLLVSLIVQIVADYDLAEWWAFAGTAVLAGVVFAAVNQALVAVFGGVGRWIAALIGVIAVATGLISTVPDWLASIGAALPTAPAFAGLVEASGAAVAALVVWGVLSLVATTVVVAVRRTTTARAVVTA; this comes from the coding sequence ATGACCCTCCCCCTCGAGCGTGCCCGCTCACGCAAGCCCATCACCTGGCTCACCGTCCTCGGCGTTCTGCTGCTGCCGGCCGCGATCGGCGGCATCCTCATGGCCGCGCTCTACAACCCGACCGAGCGTCTCGACTCCATGACCGCGGCGATCGTGAACCTCGACGAACCCGTCGAGATCGACGGCCAGACCGCTCCCCTCGGGCGACAGCTCGCGTCCGGCCTCGTCGAGGGCTCGGACGATCTCGACTCGAACCTCACGTGGGTCATCTCCAACGAGGAGGACGCCGCCGACGGGCTCGCCGACGGCACCTACCAGGCCGTCATCACGATCCCCGAGGACTTCTCGGCCGCGGCGACCTCCGCGGGTCAGGCGGTCGCGGACGGCGGCGGGGACGCGGAGCAGGCGACGATCCAGGTGACGACGCCCGACGACGGCCTCGTGGCGGACGACCTCATCACCGGGCAGATCGCCGACGTGGCGGCCTCGACGCTCGGCACCACCCTGTCCGAGGCCACGACCGAGAACATCCTCGTCGGCTTCACCACCATCGGCGACCAGATCGGCGATGCGGCGGACGGGGCCCTGGAGCTGGCGCAGGGTGCCCGTGACGCGGCGACCGGCGCCGCGGCCCTCCCGGAGGGCGCGACGCAGCTCGCCGCGGGTGCCGGAGAGCTGGGCAGCGGGGCCTCGACGCTCGCGTCCGGCCTCGACACGATCGCGGGGCAGACGCGGCAGGCGGCGACCGGCGCAGGGACGATCGGCGCGGGACTCACCTCCGCGGCGACTGAGCTGCAGGGCCGGGTCGCCGGCGTCCAGAAGCTCACCGGTAGCATCCAGTCGGCGGGCGCGTCGGCGAAGTCGGCCGCGACGGACTCGGCCACGGTCGCACAGGGTCTCGGGACGATGGCGGCCACGGCGTGCGCCGCCGACCCGGACTCGGCGGAGTGCGGGCAGCTCTCCGACCTCGCCGCGAAGGCGGCGGCAGCGGCGAAGTCGGCGGGGACCGCCTCCGGCATCCTCAACAGCCCCCAGGTCGCGGGTGGAATCGCCGCGCTTCCCGCGTCCTTCTCCACGCTCGCCACCCAGCTCGGCGAGGCGGGCGCCGGGGCGACCGAGCTCGCCGGCGGGCTCAACCGCCTCGCGACAGAGGGCGTGGATCAGTCGGCCGCGGGAGCGCGGGCGCTGTCGTCGGGCGCGACGCAGCTCGCCGACGGCGCGACCCAGCTCGCCGACGGCAGCACGGAGCTCGCCACCGGTCTCGACACCCTCGCGACCGGCACCGGCGATCTCGCTGGCGGACTGCGCACCGCGGCCGACTCCCTCCCGTCCTTCAGCGACGAGGAGTCGACGTCGCTGGCGTCGGTGATCGCCGACCCCGTGGCGACCGACTCCTCGATGGGCTCGCTCTTCGGCCCCACCGCGATCCCGCTGCTCACCGCGGTGGTGCTGTGGTTCGGCGGTCTCGCGTCCTTCCTCGTGCTCCGTGCCCACACGGCGCGCACCCTCACCTCACGACGCTCCTCCGCCTCCCTCACCCTCCGCGCGTTCTGGCCGGCCGCAGCGATCGGCGCGGCACAGGGTCTGCTCGTCTCGCTCATCGTGCAGATCGTGGCCGACTACGACCTCGCGGAGTGGTGGGCGTTCGCGGGGACCGCCGTCCTCGCCGGGGTGGTGTTCGCCGCGGTGAACCAGGCCCTCGTCGCGGTGTTCGGCGGCGTCGGACGCTGGATCGCCGCACTGATCGGGGTCATCGCCGTGGCGACGGGACTCATCTCGACCGTGCCCGACTGGCTCGCGAGCATCGGGGCCGCCCTCCCGACCGCACCGGCCTTCGCGGGTCTCGTGGAGGCGAGCGGGGCCGCCGTCGCCGCCCTCGTCGTCTGGGGCGTGCTCTCGCTCGTCGCCACGACGGTGGTCGTCGCGGTCCGCCGCACGACCACGGCGCGCGCCGTCGTCACCGCCTGA
- a CDS encoding MMPL family transporter → MSTLLSSLGRWSFRHPWRVLVSWLLALGIAGAGAVVLGAGTDNTFSIPGTESQAGLEQLSRSFPQVSGTNAQFIVVAADGDEITDDEYREPIEDAVSELGDLDEVLAATSPYDEMVNGMINDDGTAAIVRLQFDGESTDVSEETKDALRSTVDELAAELPDGAQASLGGDLFAISIPGVTLTEAVGLLIALLVLIVTFRSFVVAGLPLLTAILGVGISMAGIFTATAFATVSSTTPLLALMLGLAVGIDYALFIVARHQDQVRDGVEPEESAARAVGTAGSAVVFAGVTVLIALIGLGFAGIPFLTTMGVAASVAVAVAVAIAVTLTPALLGFLKGRVAGRPKRAKAPKKAPAKDAVTKPRGSRRWVEGVTKHPVLVSLAVVLGLGIVAVPALSLDLALPNAGVLPKDSEARQNYDLVGEQFGPGFNGPLILTGTIVTSTDPLGLMEDLGDAVAEVPGVKEVALATPNETADTGIVQIIPETAPDDPATADLVRELRSHHDEWLDEFGIDLKVTGFTAVGIDISDQLGAALLPFGIFVIGLSLILLTIVFRSLWVPITAAAGYLLSIVAAFGVVGAVFEWGWFADLLHVAKVGPIISFMPIILMGVLFGLAMDYQVFLVSRMREDFVHDPDLREGAGSVNRATRRAAALRAVRSGFTGSAKVVTAAGLIMFAVFVAFVPEGDSSLKPIALGLAAGIAFDAFLVRMTLIPALMAILGERAWEIPSWLERILPRVDIEGEAVERERHLEAWPSDGSLVAADDLELGAGAAATEGLSLRLAPGAALVASGADAGTLRALALTVGARIAPADGRLRVAGHLLPGRAAWVRSHVGCVLPGDDAPVLADLREALRGRSELVVIDGADRLRGGERDQVAAMLRDARSRRELAVFATAADPDAARSLLADAGWPSADVLDTRAPRPSAAETTEVPA, encoded by the coding sequence GTGTCCACACTCCTCTCGTCCCTCGGACGCTGGTCCTTCCGTCACCCGTGGCGCGTCCTCGTCTCCTGGCTCCTCGCCCTCGGCATCGCCGGAGCCGGAGCCGTGGTCCTCGGCGCCGGCACCGACAACACGTTCTCCATCCCCGGGACCGAGTCCCAGGCCGGCCTCGAGCAGCTCTCCCGCTCCTTCCCGCAGGTGAGCGGCACGAATGCGCAGTTCATCGTCGTGGCCGCCGACGGCGACGAGATCACCGATGACGAGTACCGCGAGCCGATCGAGGATGCCGTGTCGGAGCTCGGCGACCTCGACGAGGTCCTCGCCGCCACCTCGCCGTACGACGAGATGGTCAACGGCATGATCAACGACGACGGCACGGCGGCCATCGTGCGCCTGCAGTTCGACGGTGAGTCCACCGACGTCTCCGAGGAGACCAAGGACGCCCTGCGCTCCACCGTCGACGAGCTCGCGGCAGAGCTCCCCGACGGTGCGCAGGCCTCTCTCGGCGGCGACCTCTTCGCGATCTCGATCCCCGGCGTCACCCTCACCGAGGCGGTGGGCCTGCTCATCGCGCTCCTCGTGCTCATCGTCACGTTCCGGTCGTTCGTGGTCGCCGGACTCCCCCTGCTCACCGCGATCCTCGGTGTCGGCATCTCCATGGCCGGGATCTTCACGGCGACCGCCTTCGCGACCGTCTCCTCCACCACGCCGCTGCTCGCCCTGATGCTCGGACTCGCGGTGGGGATCGACTACGCGCTCTTCATCGTCGCGCGCCACCAGGACCAGGTCCGGGACGGCGTGGAACCCGAGGAGTCGGCCGCACGGGCCGTGGGCACGGCCGGGTCGGCGGTCGTCTTCGCCGGCGTCACCGTGCTCATCGCGCTGATCGGCCTGGGCTTCGCGGGCATCCCGTTCCTCACCACCATGGGCGTCGCGGCGTCCGTGGCCGTCGCGGTCGCCGTGGCGATCGCGGTGACACTGACCCCGGCCCTGCTCGGATTCCTCAAGGGCCGCGTGGCCGGACGACCGAAGCGCGCGAAGGCCCCGAAGAAGGCGCCCGCGAAGGACGCCGTCACGAAGCCCCGCGGCAGCCGTCGGTGGGTGGAGGGCGTGACGAAGCACCCCGTCCTCGTCTCCCTCGCGGTCGTCCTCGGCCTCGGCATCGTCGCCGTCCCCGCTCTCAGCCTCGACCTCGCCCTGCCGAACGCCGGCGTCTTGCCGAAGGACTCCGAGGCGCGACAGAACTACGACCTCGTCGGCGAGCAGTTCGGCCCCGGGTTCAACGGCCCCCTCATCCTCACCGGCACCATCGTCACCTCCACCGATCCGCTCGGTCTCATGGAGGACCTCGGAGACGCAGTGGCCGAGGTTCCCGGCGTGAAGGAGGTCGCCCTCGCGACGCCGAACGAGACCGCCGACACCGGCATCGTCCAGATCATCCCGGAGACGGCTCCCGACGACCCCGCGACGGCCGATCTCGTGCGCGAGCTCCGCAGCCACCACGACGAGTGGCTGGACGAGTTCGGCATCGACCTCAAGGTCACCGGTTTCACCGCCGTCGGCATCGACATCTCGGATCAGCTCGGGGCGGCTCTGCTGCCGTTCGGGATCTTCGTGATCGGTCTCTCGCTGATCCTCCTCACCATCGTGTTCCGCTCCCTCTGGGTGCCGATCACCGCCGCGGCGGGCTACCTGCTGTCGATCGTCGCCGCCTTCGGCGTCGTCGGGGCGGTCTTCGAGTGGGGCTGGTTCGCCGACCTCCTGCACGTCGCGAAGGTCGGCCCGATCATCAGCTTCATGCCGATCATCCTCATGGGCGTGCTCTTCGGCCTGGCGATGGACTACCAGGTGTTCCTCGTGTCGCGGATGCGCGAGGACTTCGTGCACGATCCCGACCTCCGCGAGGGTGCGGGATCGGTGAACCGCGCCACCCGACGGGCCGCAGCTCTGCGCGCGGTACGGAGCGGGTTCACCGGTTCGGCGAAGGTCGTCACGGCGGCCGGCCTCATCATGTTCGCGGTGTTCGTCGCCTTCGTGCCGGAGGGCGACTCCTCCCTCAAGCCCATCGCCCTCGGACTCGCCGCCGGCATCGCCTTCGACGCCTTCCTCGTGCGCATGACGCTGATCCCGGCGCTCATGGCGATCCTCGGGGAGCGCGCGTGGGAGATCCCGTCGTGGCTCGAGCGGATCCTCCCCCGGGTGGACATCGAGGGTGAGGCGGTGGAACGCGAACGGCACCTCGAGGCGTGGCCGAGCGACGGGTCGCTCGTCGCGGCCGATGACCTGGAGCTCGGCGCGGGCGCCGCGGCGACGGAGGGACTGTCGCTGCGGCTCGCACCCGGCGCGGCCCTGGTCGCGAGCGGCGCGGACGCCGGGACGCTGCGGGCCCTCGCGCTCACCGTCGGCGCCCGCATCGCTCCGGCCGACGGACGCCTCCGCGTCGCCGGGCACCTGCTCCCCGGTCGGGCGGCCTGGGTCCGTTCCCACGTGGGCTGCGTGCTCCCGGGTGACGACGCCCCGGTGCTCGCCGACCTCCGCGAAGCCCTCCGCGGCCGTTCCGAGCTCGTGGTGATCGACGGCGCGGACCGGCTCCGCGGCGGCGAGCGCGACCAGGTCGCCGCGATGCTGCGCGACGCGAGGTCGCGCCGAGAGCTCGCCGTCTTCGCCACGGCCGCCGACCCCGACGCGGCCCGCTCCCTCCTCGCGGATGCCGGATGGCCGTCCGCCGACGTACTCGACACGCGCGCGCCCCGCCCGAGCGCCGCAGAAACGACCGAGGTGCCCGCATGA
- a CDS encoding TetR/AcrR family transcriptional regulator — MSSPATRSRENTKARLLEAAAQVFAEVGLDGASVEAVCERAGFTRGAFYSNFESKDELFLTLAAGVADARVAAVRTRVEQMRADGELADDCDPKDLVQQIMELGSDDRLGVMLMSEIRIRALRDPQFGEAYLAQEREMVASIARIVEDIVEAAGTLRLRLPATDAARMLMILWEGMTVRGAMAGRDDAALRHSGGEELGRLVELLVES; from the coding sequence ATGTCGTCACCCGCCACCCGCAGCCGGGAGAACACGAAAGCGCGTCTGCTGGAGGCCGCCGCGCAGGTGTTCGCCGAGGTCGGCCTGGACGGGGCCTCGGTCGAGGCGGTCTGCGAGCGCGCCGGCTTCACGCGCGGGGCGTTCTACTCGAACTTCGAGTCGAAGGACGAGCTGTTCCTGACCCTCGCGGCCGGGGTTGCCGACGCGAGGGTGGCAGCCGTGCGGACTCGCGTGGAGCAGATGCGGGCGGACGGCGAGCTCGCCGACGACTGCGACCCGAAGGATCTCGTCCAGCAGATCATGGAGCTCGGCAGCGACGACCGCCTGGGCGTGATGCTCATGAGCGAGATCCGCATCCGCGCCCTGCGTGATCCGCAGTTCGGCGAGGCCTACCTCGCCCAGGAGCGCGAGATGGTGGCGAGCATCGCGCGCATCGTGGAGGACATCGTGGAGGCAGCGGGGACGCTGCGCCTCCGGCTGCCGGCCACCGATGCGGCGCGCATGCTCATGATCCTCTGGGAGGGCATGACCGTCCGCGGTGCGATGGCCGGTCGTGACGACGCGGCCCTGCGGCACTCCGGCGGCGAGGAGCTGGGGCGGCTCGTGGAACTCCTCGTCGAGTCCTAG
- a CDS encoding o-succinylbenzoate synthase, translated as MIPAVTELLDSARVVALPMQTRFRGVDTREALLFEGPEGWAEFSPFVEYDDAEAATWLAAAIDYAYAPQPAPLRDRVGVNATVPAVDATRVPEVLGRFAGCRTAKVKVAEPGQVLADDVARLRAVRETLGPEGRIRIDANGLWNVDEAEHAVHALAVFDLEYIEQPCASVPELVELRRRIAYMGIPVAADESIRKSGDPLAVARAGAADIVVIKAQPLGGLTHALQIVTAAGLPAVVSSALDTAIGLSQGAALAAALPTLDYDCGLGTASLFQDDVADLRPVDGAIPVGRLSPDPAALTRLAAADERREWWLARLARCHHELLAARSA; from the coding sequence ATGATCCCCGCCGTCACGGAGCTCCTCGATTCCGCCCGCGTCGTCGCCCTGCCGATGCAGACCCGCTTCCGCGGCGTCGACACCCGCGAGGCCCTGCTGTTCGAAGGGCCGGAGGGCTGGGCCGAGTTCTCCCCGTTCGTCGAGTACGACGACGCCGAGGCCGCGACCTGGCTGGCGGCCGCGATCGACTACGCGTACGCCCCCCAACCCGCACCGCTGCGCGACCGCGTCGGCGTCAACGCCACCGTGCCCGCCGTCGACGCCACCCGCGTGCCCGAGGTCCTCGGGCGTTTCGCCGGATGCCGGACCGCGAAGGTCAAGGTCGCCGAGCCGGGACAGGTACTGGCGGACGACGTCGCCCGGCTCCGCGCTGTCCGGGAGACGCTCGGGCCGGAGGGCCGCATCCGGATCGACGCGAACGGCCTCTGGAACGTCGATGAGGCCGAGCACGCCGTGCACGCCCTCGCCGTCTTCGACCTGGAGTACATCGAGCAGCCCTGCGCCTCCGTGCCCGAGCTCGTCGAGCTGCGCCGGCGCATCGCCTACATGGGGATCCCGGTCGCCGCGGACGAGAGCATCCGGAAGTCCGGCGACCCCCTCGCCGTCGCCCGCGCGGGCGCGGCGGACATCGTCGTCATCAAGGCGCAGCCCCTGGGCGGCCTGACCCATGCCCTGCAGATCGTCACCGCGGCCGGCCTTCCCGCGGTCGTCTCCAGCGCCCTGGACACCGCGATCGGCCTGTCGCAGGGGGCCGCGCTGGCCGCCGCGCTCCCCACCCTCGACTACGACTGCGGTCTGGGCACGGCCTCCCTGTTCCAGGACGACGTCGCCGACCTCCGCCCCGTGGACGGCGCGATCCCGGTGGGACGCCTGTCCCCCGACCCGGCAGCGCTCACCCGGCTCGCCGCCGCGGACGAGCGTCGGGAATGGTGGCTGGCCCGACTGGCCCGCTGCCACCACGAGCTGCTCGCAGCCCGCAGCGCCTAG
- a CDS encoding PadR family transcriptional regulator codes for MNESLDTHLQELRRGTVVLACLQLLRTPEYGYALLEQLESRGFATDANTLYPLLRRLEKQEYLTSEWNTDEARPRKFYRTSEAGARLADTLTDEWRALTAAIASLTPEEN; via the coding sequence ATGAACGAATCGCTCGACACGCATCTGCAGGAACTGCGCCGCGGCACCGTGGTGCTCGCCTGCCTGCAGCTGCTGCGCACGCCGGAGTACGGGTATGCGCTGCTCGAGCAGCTCGAGAGTCGGGGCTTCGCCACCGATGCGAACACGCTCTACCCGCTGCTCCGTCGTCTGGAGAAGCAGGAGTACCTCACGAGCGAGTGGAACACCGACGAGGCCCGGCCTCGCAAGTTCTACCGCACCTCGGAAGCCGGAGCCCGGCTCGCCGACACCCTCACCGACGAGTGGCGCGCGCTGACCGCCGCGATCGCCTCCCTCACCCCCGAGGAGAACTGA